One genomic window of Cannabis sativa cultivar Pink pepper isolate KNU-18-1 chromosome 2, ASM2916894v1, whole genome shotgun sequence includes the following:
- the LOC115721361 gene encoding protein NETWORKED 4A isoform X1 → MSRFYLGSLKEVHSNKIMKRLESKKSHSWWWDSHINSKNSKWLFENLEEMDKSVKRMLKLIEEDGDSFAKKAEMYYQKRPELVSHVEEFYRMYRSLAERYDHVTGELKKNIPSDLQSQSSTMSDNGTDLTAAWPSPDLKVGRRKSTTRAAGFDFFLGSGGNSDNYQREGDESSTLTDSEAESDDSSVNNYSGLFGNVAGGDQVLQRRIFELENELREVKLKLRLQEEDNADSSSSSRGYKSEYSEDSYARIAGYEQELRFANEKIHNSEEEISRLKIELQKCMSSEIDLSLPESSEQKEVETREMELEEQEELMCEENSGLEEDVSSDSKIQALEKELRITKSKLQVSENEITSLRYELERNKSSEKILQNQLQLAQKDIATLKSTLSVEKREVLKLKERVSRLKSSLSDRDHEARDLKQAVSDAEQKIFPEKAQVKAEISKLLEERVRFEQQLKDIENQGRCLEEEIRKIKAEKSEMEERLNGVIEKLKAEMLERDNTIKTMNKSIDSLKVETDDLNSRVLTLKADVSSRDDQVDQLNKQLVESQNERRELIAEAEAVQKLVKELNSRTQELEDEVERQRVVISEGAEEKREAIRQLCFCIEHYRNGYERLREAFGGHKRVGVLAS, encoded by the exons ATGAGTAGGTTTTACCTGGGCTCCTTGAAAGAA GTTCACTCCAACAAAATCATGAAAAGGCTAGAATCAAAGAAGTCCCATTCCTGGTGGTGGGATAGCCACattaattctaaaaattctAAATGGCTCTTTGAGAATCTTGAAG AGATGGACAAGAGTGTGAAACGGATGTTGAAGCTTATTGAGGAAGATGGTGATTCATTTGCAAAGAAAGCTGAGATGTATTACCAAAAGCGGCCAGAATTAGTTTCTCATGTTGAGGAGTTCTATCGCATGTACCGATCACTAGCTGAACGTTATGATCATGTGACAGGAGAATTGAAGAAGAACATTCCCTCTGATCTCCAATCCCAGAGCTCTACAATGTCTGATAATGGCACTGACCTGACTGCTGCCTGGCCCTCTCCTGATTTAAAGGTAGGACGCCGAAAATCTACTACACgagcagctggttttgatttCTTTCTTGGTTCGGGTGGAAACTCTGATAATTACCAGAGAGAAGGAGATGAATCATCTACTTTGACAGATTCTGAAGCAGAATCTGATGATTCCTCGGTCAACAATTATTCTGGACTTTTTGGAAATGTTGCTGGTGGTGATCAAGTGCTTCAAAGAAGGATATTCGAGCTGGAAAATGAGCTTCGCGAAGTGAAACTGAAGCTCCGGCTCCAAGAGGAAGACAACGCAGATAGCAGCAGCTCATCAAGGGGATATAAAAGTGAGTACTCTGAAGATTCATATGCTAGAATTGCTGGATACGAGCAAGAGTTGAGGTTTGCAAATGAGAAAATACATAACTCAGAAGAAGAGATTTCTAGATTGAAGATTGAACTCCAAAAGTGCATGTCATCTGAGATTGATTTATCTTTGCCCGAATCATCAGAACAGAAAGAGGTTGAAACACGTGAGATGGAGTTAGAGGAACAAGAAGAATTGATGTGTGAAGAAAATAGTGGTTTGGAAGAAGATGTTAGCTCAGACAGCAAGATTCAGGCTTTGGAGAAAGAGCTGAGAATCACAAAAAGCAAGCTTCAAGTTTCAGAGAATGAAATCACTAGTTTGAGATATGAACTTGAAAGAAATAAATCATCTGAAAAGATTTTGCAGAATCAGCTTCAACTGGCCCAGAAAGATATCGCTACATTGAAATCCACACTCAGCGTTGAAAAAAGAGAGGTTTTGAAGCTGAAGGAAAGAGTTTCGAGGCTAAAGAGTAGTTTGTCCGACCGTGATCATGAGGCTAGGGATTTGAAACAAGCAGTGTCCGATGCTGAGCAGAAGATTTTTCCTGAAAAAGCACAAGTGAAGGCCGAAATATCTAAATTGCTTGAGGAACGTGTTCGATTTGAACAACAGCTTAAGGATATAGAAAATCAAGGACGGTGTTTAGAGGAGGAGATTAGAAAGATCAAGGCCGAGAAGTCAGAAATGGAGGAGAGACTAAATGGTGTAATTGAGAAGCTGAAGGCAGAAATGTTAGAGAGAGATAACACCATTAAAACTATGAATAAGAGCATTGATTCTCTGAAAGTTGAAACTGATGATTTAAATTCAAGAGTTTTGACACTTAAAGCAGATGTTAGCTCTAGAGATGATCAGGTAGATCAATTGAACAAACAATTGGTCGAATCACAGAACGAGCGAAGAGAGCTGATTGCCGAAGCTGAAGCAGTACAGAAACTAGTAAAGGAGCTGAATTCAAGAACTCAGGAACTAGAAGATGAAGTTGAGAGGCAAAGGGTGGTAATTTCAGAAGGAgcagaagaaaaaagagaggcCATAAGGCAGCTATGCTTCTGTATCGAACATTACAGGAATGGATACGAAAGGCTTCGGGAGGCTTTTGGAGGACACAAGCGAGTCGGTGTTTTGGCATCGTAA
- the LOC115721361 gene encoding protein NETWORKED 4A isoform X2 — MATSLVHSNKIMKRLESKKSHSWWWDSHINSKNSKWLFENLEEMDKSVKRMLKLIEEDGDSFAKKAEMYYQKRPELVSHVEEFYRMYRSLAERYDHVTGELKKNIPSDLQSQSSTMSDNGTDLTAAWPSPDLKVGRRKSTTRAAGFDFFLGSGGNSDNYQREGDESSTLTDSEAESDDSSVNNYSGLFGNVAGGDQVLQRRIFELENELREVKLKLRLQEEDNADSSSSSRGYKSEYSEDSYARIAGYEQELRFANEKIHNSEEEISRLKIELQKCMSSEIDLSLPESSEQKEVETREMELEEQEELMCEENSGLEEDVSSDSKIQALEKELRITKSKLQVSENEITSLRYELERNKSSEKILQNQLQLAQKDIATLKSTLSVEKREVLKLKERVSRLKSSLSDRDHEARDLKQAVSDAEQKIFPEKAQVKAEISKLLEERVRFEQQLKDIENQGRCLEEEIRKIKAEKSEMEERLNGVIEKLKAEMLERDNTIKTMNKSIDSLKVETDDLNSRVLTLKADVSSRDDQVDQLNKQLVESQNERRELIAEAEAVQKLVKELNSRTQELEDEVERQRVVISEGAEEKREAIRQLCFCIEHYRNGYERLREAFGGHKRVGVLAS, encoded by the exons ATGGCTACTTCCTTG GTTCACTCCAACAAAATCATGAAAAGGCTAGAATCAAAGAAGTCCCATTCCTGGTGGTGGGATAGCCACattaattctaaaaattctAAATGGCTCTTTGAGAATCTTGAAG AGATGGACAAGAGTGTGAAACGGATGTTGAAGCTTATTGAGGAAGATGGTGATTCATTTGCAAAGAAAGCTGAGATGTATTACCAAAAGCGGCCAGAATTAGTTTCTCATGTTGAGGAGTTCTATCGCATGTACCGATCACTAGCTGAACGTTATGATCATGTGACAGGAGAATTGAAGAAGAACATTCCCTCTGATCTCCAATCCCAGAGCTCTACAATGTCTGATAATGGCACTGACCTGACTGCTGCCTGGCCCTCTCCTGATTTAAAGGTAGGACGCCGAAAATCTACTACACgagcagctggttttgatttCTTTCTTGGTTCGGGTGGAAACTCTGATAATTACCAGAGAGAAGGAGATGAATCATCTACTTTGACAGATTCTGAAGCAGAATCTGATGATTCCTCGGTCAACAATTATTCTGGACTTTTTGGAAATGTTGCTGGTGGTGATCAAGTGCTTCAAAGAAGGATATTCGAGCTGGAAAATGAGCTTCGCGAAGTGAAACTGAAGCTCCGGCTCCAAGAGGAAGACAACGCAGATAGCAGCAGCTCATCAAGGGGATATAAAAGTGAGTACTCTGAAGATTCATATGCTAGAATTGCTGGATACGAGCAAGAGTTGAGGTTTGCAAATGAGAAAATACATAACTCAGAAGAAGAGATTTCTAGATTGAAGATTGAACTCCAAAAGTGCATGTCATCTGAGATTGATTTATCTTTGCCCGAATCATCAGAACAGAAAGAGGTTGAAACACGTGAGATGGAGTTAGAGGAACAAGAAGAATTGATGTGTGAAGAAAATAGTGGTTTGGAAGAAGATGTTAGCTCAGACAGCAAGATTCAGGCTTTGGAGAAAGAGCTGAGAATCACAAAAAGCAAGCTTCAAGTTTCAGAGAATGAAATCACTAGTTTGAGATATGAACTTGAAAGAAATAAATCATCTGAAAAGATTTTGCAGAATCAGCTTCAACTGGCCCAGAAAGATATCGCTACATTGAAATCCACACTCAGCGTTGAAAAAAGAGAGGTTTTGAAGCTGAAGGAAAGAGTTTCGAGGCTAAAGAGTAGTTTGTCCGACCGTGATCATGAGGCTAGGGATTTGAAACAAGCAGTGTCCGATGCTGAGCAGAAGATTTTTCCTGAAAAAGCACAAGTGAAGGCCGAAATATCTAAATTGCTTGAGGAACGTGTTCGATTTGAACAACAGCTTAAGGATATAGAAAATCAAGGACGGTGTTTAGAGGAGGAGATTAGAAAGATCAAGGCCGAGAAGTCAGAAATGGAGGAGAGACTAAATGGTGTAATTGAGAAGCTGAAGGCAGAAATGTTAGAGAGAGATAACACCATTAAAACTATGAATAAGAGCATTGATTCTCTGAAAGTTGAAACTGATGATTTAAATTCAAGAGTTTTGACACTTAAAGCAGATGTTAGCTCTAGAGATGATCAGGTAGATCAATTGAACAAACAATTGGTCGAATCACAGAACGAGCGAAGAGAGCTGATTGCCGAAGCTGAAGCAGTACAGAAACTAGTAAAGGAGCTGAATTCAAGAACTCAGGAACTAGAAGATGAAGTTGAGAGGCAAAGGGTGGTAATTTCAGAAGGAgcagaagaaaaaagagaggcCATAAGGCAGCTATGCTTCTGTATCGAACATTACAGGAATGGATACGAAAGGCTTCGGGAGGCTTTTGGAGGACACAAGCGAGTCGGTGTTTTGGCATCGTAA